Within Candidatus Eremiobacterota bacterium, the genomic segment ACGAGGAAGAAAAGTCGGTAATGAGCTCCAATGCCCTTGATGACCCGAGGTTTTCCGAGAAGTCGAGCGTCGTGATCTCAGGCCTTCGTTCCATTGCCTGTGTTCCCATTCTCATAGAGAGCGGGCTTGTAGGCCTTATTTATGTGGACAACCGCCTGAGGATAGGCGCTTACGAGCAGAAGCACCTCCAGTTTCTGGAGACCTGCACCAGGAAGCTTGCCGAGGTGATCCTGAAAGTGTTCCCCGAAACGCAGGCCAAGCCGAGAAAATAGCGGCAGTACCCATGTCCCTTCTTAAAGAAGCTCCACAGGGTGCTTCTTTTTTTCGGGGAGGGGGCCGGGCAGCAATGGAGGGATAATGCCATGAAAGACAGGATTGTGCTTGTCACGGGAGCGAGCTCAGGAATCGGCCTTGCAGCGGCGAAGCGCTTTGCCCTTGCCGGGGCATCCCTTGTGCTTGTTGCCCGCGGGGAGGAGAGGCTCCAGCGCCTTCGGGGCACCCTCGAGAGCGGCGGGGTCAAGGTTCTTTCCTACTGCGCCGACGTGGGGAAGGAGGAGGAAGTGCGCCACGTGGTGAGCGACGTGGCAGACCGGTGGGGTGCTCCTGACGTGCTTGTGAACAATGCCGGTGTCGGATACCGCGGTGCTGCAGAAGATCTCCCGCCGGCGCGCTTTGACGAGATGCTGGCCACCAACGTGAGGGGGCCCTTCCTCTTTACCAGGCATATCCTTCCCCTTATGAAAAAGCGCGGTGCCGGCCATATCGTCTATGTTTCATCAGGCGCCGGGAAGAACGGCATCGCGGGCCTTTCAGGCTACTGCGCCTCCAAATTCGCCCTCATGGGCTTCGCCGAGTCGGTGGCCCTG encodes:
- a CDS encoding GAF domain-containing protein, with the protein product MDEENLDISRINQLMDQSTQTLESPDEILEDCLKNIVEAIDAERGFIMLYDSNFDELNVFAACNIDPDTLFTTAEVSQTVINNVYEEEKSVMSSNALDDPRFSEKSSVVISGLRSIACVPILIESGLVGLIYVDNRLRIGAYEQKHLQFLETCTRKLAEVILKVFPETQAKPRK
- a CDS encoding SDR family oxidoreductase, with product MKDRIVLVTGASSGIGLAAAKRFALAGASLVLVARGEERLQRLRGTLESGGVKVLSYCADVGKEEEVRHVVSDVADRWGAPDVLVNNAGVGYRGAAEDLPPARFDEMLATNVRGPFLFTRHILPLMKKRGAGHIVYVSSGAGKNGIAGLSGYCASKFALMGFAESVALEAKPFDVKISVVVPGSTNTDFHRTMGSEPSPEARSSMIQPEDIAETIYHVVTTAKTFWIYEVTTRAPLMGR